A single Oncorhynchus clarkii lewisi isolate Uvic-CL-2024 unplaced genomic scaffold, UVic_Ocla_1.0 unplaced_contig_6703_pilon_pilon, whole genome shotgun sequence DNA region contains:
- the LOC139403191 gene encoding GTPase IMAP family member 8-like has protein sequence MAESRMTESPHLRIVLLGKTGVGKSASGNSILGRKAFLSKRSFVSVTKDCAEEMCVINGRNISVVDTVGIFSTNSSDGLIEAECKRAMESPVPCVFLVVIKVDRFTKEEQEAVERIEDIVGKDGMERSCILLTHGDMADELTVDEMIQEEGAKDFREAVMKFQGRCYLFNNKIESRDQVDNLLTKLESLQKTASNMNSENTTESSAERRIVLLGRSGVGKSASGNTILGLRGSEQFRSDCSFNSVTEKSEAKSAVVAGREVKVIDTPGLSKGKHTPQHVFNEMMKSCLLAEEGLHAFVLVIELGRFEKNDDEIIYLLKKAFGKKALKYAVVLFTHGDRLSSQNIEQNIQANEDLNNLVEMCGGRYCIFNNTSMNNKRQVRELFTKVDEMVQVNGGTAYVGEIVGIARTIMRELRETATDYSDRLSTAWRRFCKWVVAIWVAMCESFTRFLENAIILARTFPQKPAHNYSDLSQMC, from the exons ATGGCCGAGTCAAGAATGACAGAATCACCACACCTTAGGATTGTCCTGTTAGGCAAGACAGGCGTTGGGAAGAGTGCATCAGGGAACAGCATCCTGGGAAGAAAAGCGTTTCTGTCCAAACGGAGTTTCGTCTCTGTGACAAAAGATTGTGCAGAAGAAATGTGCGTAATTAATGGTCGTAATATCTCTGTGGTGGACACTGTGGGTATTTTCAGCACTAACAGCTCTGATGGACTGATTGAGGCAGAGTGCAAGCGGGCCATGGAATCTCCTGTCCCCTGTGTTTTCCTTGTGGTAATTAAAGTGGACAGGTTCACAAAGGAAGAGCAAGAAGCCGTGGAGAGAATTGAAGACATAGTTGGTAAAGATGGAATGGAAAGAAGCTGTATCCTTTTGACACATGGAGACATGGCAGATGAGCTGACAGTAGATGAAATGATTCAAGAAGAAGGAGCTAAAGACTTCCGTGAAGCAGTGATGAAATTTCAGGGGAGGTGCTATCTGTTCAACAATAAGATTGAGAGTCGTGATCAGGTTGACAATCTTCTGACCAAACTAGAATCACTCCAAAAGACTG CTTCCAACATGAATTCAGAAAACACCACGGAGAGCTCAGCTGAGAGAAGAATTGTGTTACTGGGCAGAAGTGGAGTTGGGAAGAGTGCATCAGGAAACACCATTTTGGGTCTGAGAGGATCAGAGCAGTTCAGGTCTGACTGTAGCTTTAACTCAGTAACAGAAAAAAGCGAGGCCAAATCAGCAGTAGTGGCAGGAAGGGAAGTCAAGGTGATAGACACACCTGGCCTCTCCAAGGGGAAACACACTCCTCAGCATGTGTTTAATGAGATGATGAAGAGTTGCCTGCTCGCTGAAGAGGGGCTGCACGCTTTTGTCTTAGTGATTGAGCTGGGCAGGTTTGAAAAGAATGATGATGAGATCATTTACTTACTCAAAAAGGCATTTGGTAAGAAGGCCTTAAAATATGCAGTGGTTCTTTTCACACATGGTGATAGACTCAGCAGCCAAAACATTGAACAAAATATACAGGCAAACGAGGATCTTAACAATCTTGTGGAAATGTGTGGTGGCAGATACTGTAtcttcaacaacacatccatgAACAACAAACGGCAGGTTAGGGAGTTGTTTACGAAGGTAGATGAGATGGTACAAGTCAATGGTGGTACAGCCTATGTCGGTGAGATTGTCGGCATAGCGCGCACTATCATGCGAGAACTAAGAGAGACCGCTACAGATTACAGCGATAGGCTGAGTACTGCCTGGAGACGCTTTTGCAAATGGGTGGTCGCCATCTGGGTAGCAATGTGTGAATCTTTTACACGTTTTTTGGAAAACGCCATCATCCTTGCCAGAACATTTCCCCAAAAACCTGCCCACAATTACAGCGATCTTTCACAAATGTGCTAA